One genomic window of Halorubrum hochsteinianum includes the following:
- a CDS encoding putative sulfate/molybdate transporter, producing the protein MTASASEGRRSVAFGPGAVTGAIGDSITVIPLVVALALLTDVSLPHALVAFGVFQVVWGLRYGLPVSVEPMKALAALAIAGALTYAELALAGLILGILLLAIGLTGTLASVERWIGEPVIRGVQFAVGLVLLETGIGLAVDDPAVALVGVAIAAALALAGHGKASALAVALVGVATALVVAGVPTPRLPGAPPTPAFGPAVTRATLDGVVAQLAMTIGNAALATSLLFADLLDAEVTPDELSTSMGITNLIAVPLGGIPMCHGCDGVAGKHAFGARTGGANLVLGAGYLVAALFATPALIAAFPLAMLGALLAIVAVSLARNVTDSGNRALSVGIGLLAIATNLGVAFVAGIVVHLAWEQMT; encoded by the coding sequence GTGACAGCATCCGCTTCCGAGGGGCGTCGGTCAGTCGCGTTCGGACCCGGGGCCGTCACCGGCGCGATAGGGGATTCGATTACCGTCATCCCGCTCGTCGTCGCGCTGGCGCTCCTGACCGATGTCTCGCTGCCGCACGCGCTGGTCGCGTTCGGCGTCTTCCAGGTCGTCTGGGGGCTCCGGTACGGCCTGCCGGTGTCGGTAGAGCCGATGAAGGCGCTGGCCGCGCTCGCCATCGCCGGCGCGCTCACCTACGCCGAACTCGCGCTCGCGGGGCTGATCCTCGGGATACTGCTGCTCGCGATCGGTCTCACGGGGACGCTCGCGTCCGTCGAGCGGTGGATCGGCGAGCCGGTGATCCGCGGGGTCCAGTTCGCGGTGGGGCTCGTCCTCTTGGAGACGGGGATCGGACTCGCCGTCGACGACCCGGCGGTGGCGCTCGTCGGCGTCGCCATCGCCGCCGCGCTCGCGCTCGCGGGCCACGGGAAGGCGAGCGCGCTGGCGGTCGCGCTCGTCGGGGTCGCGACCGCGCTCGTCGTCGCCGGCGTGCCGACCCCCCGCCTCCCCGGCGCGCCGCCGACGCCCGCGTTCGGCCCGGCGGTCACGCGCGCCACGCTCGACGGCGTGGTCGCGCAGCTGGCGATGACCATTGGGAACGCGGCTCTCGCGACGTCGCTCCTCTTCGCCGACCTGCTCGACGCCGAGGTGACGCCGGACGAGCTGTCGACGAGCATGGGGATCACGAACCTGATCGCGGTCCCGCTGGGCGGGATCCCGATGTGTCACGGCTGCGACGGCGTGGCCGGCAAGCACGCGTTCGGCGCGCGTACCGGCGGCGCGAACCTCGTGCTGGGTGCCGGCTACCTTGTCGCCGCCCTCTTCGCCACGCCCGCGCTGATCGCCGCCTTCCCGCTGGCGATGCTGGGCGCGCTGCTCGCCATCGTCGCCGTCTCGCTCGCGCGAAACGTCACCGATTCCGGGAACCGTGCGCTCTCGGTCGGCATCGGGCTGCTCGCGATAGCGACGAACCTCGGCGTCGCGTTCGTCGCCGGCATCGTCGTTCACCTCGCGTGGGAACAGATGACATAA
- a CDS encoding DUF4382 domain-containing protein translates to MTDRPRTTGGDRTQDDSTDRFRRREFVALGAGASATLLAGCAGADETAPSDGSDGSDGSETLTGNFRLLISDAPADIGDFDELNVTLSEARIFESQDDAEDDDENEGDDEGDAEDDETEDDEDVGGNESDPTGNETETGGDSPNGTEEADEDDEEEADGDGDEEEGGDEEEADGDGDEAGDRGYAVVDLDGATVDLTQVIEDDAIAVFDGELPAGSYEKIELDVSDVQGIVDGNEVEVKLPSEKLQITNGFEVTPDEPVSFVFDINVVKRGPNNGYILRPVISGSGVAGRDVEVNEIDEEDDEDEESEQDEESEEDDPEEDDATGGNQTDDGGNQTDDGGNQTDDGGNQTDDGGNQTASGN, encoded by the coding sequence ATGACGGACCGACCGCGGACGACAGGCGGCGACCGCACGCAGGACGACTCGACCGACCGCTTCCGGCGACGCGAGTTCGTGGCCCTCGGTGCCGGCGCGAGCGCGACGCTGCTCGCGGGCTGTGCCGGAGCGGACGAAACCGCTCCGTCCGACGGTTCGGACGGCTCCGACGGCTCCGAGACGCTCACCGGCAACTTCCGGCTGCTCATCAGCGACGCGCCCGCCGACATCGGCGACTTCGACGAACTGAACGTCACCCTCTCGGAGGCCCGGATCTTCGAGTCGCAGGACGACGCGGAGGACGATGACGAAAATGAGGGGGACGACGAAGGGGATGCGGAGGACGACGAGACCGAAGACGACGAAGACGTCGGGGGCAACGAGTCCGATCCGACCGGTAATGAGACCGAGACGGGGGGCGACTCGCCGAACGGGACCGAGGAGGCGGACGAGGACGACGAGGAGGAAGCCGACGGTGACGGAGACGAGGAGGAAGGAGGCGACGAGGAGGAAGCAGACGGTGACGGAGACGAGGCGGGCGACCGCGGCTACGCGGTCGTCGACCTCGACGGCGCGACCGTCGACCTCACGCAGGTGATCGAGGACGACGCGATCGCCGTGTTCGACGGTGAGCTCCCGGCGGGAAGCTACGAGAAGATCGAACTCGACGTCTCCGACGTTCAGGGGATCGTCGACGGGAACGAGGTCGAGGTGAAGCTCCCGAGCGAGAAGCTCCAGATCACGAACGGCTTCGAGGTCACCCCCGACGAGCCGGTCAGTTTCGTCTTCGACATCAACGTCGTCAAGCGCGGGCCGAACAACGGCTACATCCTCAGGCCCGTGATCTCGGGCAGCGGCGTCGCGGGGCGGGACGTCGAGGTCAACGAGATCGACGAGGAGGACGACGAGGACGAAGAATCAGAGCAGGACGAGGAATCCGAAGAGGACGACCCCGAGGAAGACGACGCTACCGGCGGAAACCAGACCGACGACGGCGGAAACCAGACCGACGACGGCGGAAACCAGACCGACGACGGCGGAAACCAGACCGACGACGGCGGAAACCAGACCGCGAGCGGGAACTGA
- a CDS encoding beta-ribofuranosylaminobenzene 5'-phosphate synthase family protein: protein MARASVGARLHFGFCNLSLSHERLYGALGVGLAEPRVVVDAESDLAVGVTVEAAAAEPSESASAVREDVRGYATAATDLLGVDGARVAVRESLPRHAGLGSGTRLAAATLAAVATAHGEPARVRERAPALGRGGRSGVGVATFEEGGFVLDAGHPTARFTTDRPADGEWTVPPVAARHAVPDDWRFLLVEPDADAGRSGAVEDDAMRTAVERADPGIADRIGGIVTRRVLPSIATGNAEAFGAAVAEVGRLNGAWYADEQGGVYRPPVGEVVASLSGASAVFGAGQSSWGPTVYGVTDAAHADAAAEAGERALDAAGVGGSVSVFRATNEGARVADDGARITDGSGADPRSTDSERGNTKPRDDGA from the coding sequence ATGGCACGCGCGAGCGTCGGGGCGCGGCTCCACTTCGGCTTCTGTAACCTCAGCCTCTCGCACGAGCGGCTCTACGGCGCGCTCGGGGTCGGGCTCGCGGAGCCGCGGGTCGTCGTCGACGCGGAGTCCGACTTGGCGGTCGGCGTGACGGTCGAAGCGGCGGCCGCGGAGCCGTCCGAGTCCGCCAGCGCCGTGCGAGAGGACGTCCGCGGGTACGCGACCGCCGCGACCGACCTGCTCGGCGTCGACGGCGCGCGGGTCGCGGTCCGCGAGTCGCTCCCGCGGCACGCCGGACTCGGCAGCGGGACCCGGCTCGCGGCGGCGACGCTCGCGGCGGTCGCGACCGCCCACGGCGAGCCGGCCCGGGTACGCGAGCGCGCCCCGGCGCTCGGCCGCGGCGGGCGCTCCGGCGTCGGCGTCGCGACGTTCGAGGAGGGCGGGTTCGTCCTCGACGCCGGCCACCCGACCGCGCGCTTCACCACCGACCGCCCGGCGGACGGCGAGTGGACCGTCCCGCCGGTGGCGGCCCGCCACGCCGTCCCCGACGACTGGCGGTTCCTTCTCGTCGAGCCGGACGCGGACGCCGGCCGGAGCGGGGCGGTCGAGGACGACGCGATGCGGACCGCGGTCGAGCGCGCCGACCCGGGGATCGCCGACCGGATCGGCGGGATCGTCACCCGGCGCGTCCTCCCGTCGATCGCGACGGGGAACGCGGAGGCGTTCGGCGCGGCTGTCGCCGAGGTCGGCCGGCTCAACGGCGCGTGGTACGCCGACGAGCAGGGGGGCGTCTACCGGCCGCCGGTGGGCGAGGTCGTCGCGTCGCTGTCGGGAGCCTCGGCGGTGTTCGGCGCGGGCCAGTCCTCGTGGGGACCGACGGTGTACGGCGTCACCGACGCGGCCCACGCCGACGCCGCGGCCGAAGCCGGCGAGCGCGCGCTCGACGCGGCCGGCGTCGGGGGGTCGGTGTCGGTGTTCCGGGCGACGAACGAGGGCGCGAGGGTCGCCGACGACGGCGCGCGGATCACCGACGGGAGCGGGGCGGACCCGCGATCGACCGACTCGGAGAGGGGTAACACTAAGCCCCGCGACGACGGGGCGTAA
- a CDS encoding uroporphyrinogen-III synthase, which produces MSSGGDRGPRVAVFRPDDERIESAVELLRSLGAEPVADPMLEVEPTGAVPADAPLVVLTSKTGVELAAEAGWNPGDADFAAIGPATAAAAREAGWTVDVVPEEYTSAGLVAALEGRVAGERVVVARSDHGSDVLLDGLREAGADVTETVLYRLSRPADAGGSAESAAAGDLDAVAFTSSLTVENFLAAAADRGVGDEARAGLTDAVVGAIGPPTAETAAENGVEVDVVPDEASFEALATAVVDALDGESGGDADPDQR; this is translated from the coding sequence GTGAGCAGCGGCGGAGATCGCGGGCCGCGCGTGGCCGTCTTCCGCCCCGACGACGAGCGGATCGAGTCGGCGGTCGAACTGCTCCGGTCGCTCGGCGCGGAGCCGGTCGCGGACCCGATGCTCGAAGTCGAGCCGACGGGGGCCGTCCCGGCCGACGCGCCGCTCGTCGTCCTCACGAGCAAGACCGGGGTCGAACTGGCCGCCGAGGCGGGCTGGAACCCCGGCGACGCCGACTTCGCCGCCATCGGGCCGGCGACGGCGGCGGCCGCCCGCGAGGCCGGCTGGACCGTCGACGTGGTTCCCGAGGAGTACACCTCCGCCGGGCTCGTCGCGGCGCTCGAAGGGCGCGTCGCGGGCGAGCGCGTCGTCGTCGCCCGCTCCGATCACGGGAGCGACGTGCTGCTCGACGGGCTCCGCGAGGCCGGCGCTGACGTGACCGAGACCGTGTTGTACCGGCTCTCTCGGCCGGCGGACGCCGGCGGCTCGGCGGAGTCGGCGGCGGCCGGCGATCTCGACGCGGTCGCGTTCACCTCTTCGCTGACGGTCGAGAACTTCCTCGCGGCGGCCGCCGACCGCGGCGTCGGCGACGAGGCGCGCGCCGGACTGACGGACGCGGTCGTCGGGGCGATCGGTCCGCCGACCGCCGAGACGGCCGCCGAGAACGGCGTCGAAGTCGACGTCGTCCCCGACGAGGCGTCGTTCGAGGCGCTCGCGACCGCGGTCGTCGACGCGCTCGACGGCGAGAGCGGAGGCGACGCCGACCCCGACCAACGGTAG
- a CDS encoding 5'-deoxyadenosine deaminase: MLIAGTVVADSDTVVPDGAVVVEGNTIAAVGEESALRERYPDHERREFDIVAPGLVGGHVHSVQSLGRGIADDAALLDWLFDAVLPMEAAMDAEATRAAAELGYLECLESGTTTVVDHLSVNHAAEAFEAAIDTGIRARLGKVLMDRDSPDGLLEETDAALAESEALIREYHGAADGRVRYAVTPRFAVTCTEACLRGCRELVDRYDGVTIHTHASENEDEIETVEADTGKRNVLWLDEVGLTGPDVTLAHCVHTDEREREVLAETDTVVTHCPSSNMKLASGIAPVQDYLDRGITVALGNDGPPCNNTLDPFTEMRQASLLGKVDARDPTRLPAATVLEMATEGGARAAGFDRLGTLREGQRADVIGITTDLTRATPLHDPLSHLVYAAHGDDVVFTMVDGEVRYADGEHVGVDAAAVRERAARQAERVVEKAGIETATL; this comes from the coding sequence ATGCTGATAGCCGGAACCGTCGTCGCCGACTCCGACACCGTCGTCCCCGACGGCGCTGTCGTCGTCGAGGGGAACACGATCGCCGCGGTCGGCGAGGAGAGCGCCCTCCGCGAGCGCTACCCCGACCACGAGCGCCGCGAGTTCGACATCGTCGCGCCGGGGCTCGTCGGCGGCCACGTTCACTCCGTCCAGTCGCTGGGGCGCGGGATCGCCGACGACGCCGCCCTGCTGGACTGGCTGTTCGACGCCGTGTTACCGATGGAGGCGGCGATGGACGCCGAGGCGACCCGGGCGGCCGCGGAGCTGGGCTACTTGGAGTGTCTCGAATCGGGGACGACGACCGTCGTCGATCACCTCTCGGTGAACCACGCCGCGGAGGCGTTCGAGGCCGCGATCGACACCGGGATCCGGGCCCGGCTCGGCAAGGTGCTGATGGACCGCGACTCGCCGGACGGGCTCTTAGAGGAGACCGACGCGGCGCTCGCCGAGAGCGAGGCCCTCATCCGGGAGTACCACGGCGCGGCGGACGGCCGCGTCCGGTACGCGGTCACGCCGCGGTTCGCCGTCACCTGTACCGAGGCGTGCCTGCGCGGCTGCCGCGAGCTGGTCGACCGGTACGACGGCGTGACGATCCACACCCACGCGAGCGAGAACGAGGACGAGATCGAGACGGTGGAGGCCGACACGGGGAAGCGGAACGTGCTCTGGCTCGACGAGGTCGGGCTGACGGGCCCGGACGTGACGCTCGCGCACTGCGTCCACACGGACGAGCGCGAGCGCGAGGTGCTCGCCGAGACGGACACGGTCGTCACCCACTGCCCCTCCTCGAACATGAAACTCGCCTCGGGGATCGCCCCGGTTCAGGACTACCTCGACCGGGGGATCACGGTCGCGCTCGGCAACGACGGCCCGCCGTGTAACAACACGCTCGACCCCTTCACCGAGATGCGGCAGGCGAGCCTCCTCGGGAAGGTCGACGCCCGCGACCCCACGCGGCTCCCGGCCGCGACCGTGCTGGAGATGGCGACGGAGGGCGGCGCTCGCGCGGCCGGCTTCGACCGCCTCGGGACCCTCCGAGAGGGACAGCGCGCCGACGTGATCGGGATCACGACCGACCTGACCCGGGCGACGCCGCTCCACGATCCCCTCTCGCATCTGGTGTACGCCGCCCACGGCGACGACGTGGTCTTCACGATGGTCGACGGCGAGGTCCGCTACGCCGACGGCGAACACGTCGGCGTCGACGCCGCCGCGGTCCGCGAGCGCGCCGCTCGGCAGGCGGAGCGCGTCGTCGAGAAGGCGGGGATCGAGACGGCGACGCTCTGA
- a CDS encoding metal-dependent hydrolase has translation MYRNGHVGVSLLLYAPFGFLVAALVSAETGAVGALAVASMATVPDLDVRVPLVKHRGITHTVWFALLVGAAFEVPGLALGVQTGIGDALLFGGVGFLFGAGTIASHLLADALTPMGIRPYAPVRDTEYTLDLVTAANPVANYALLGLGGVAAAVALVAGGALPV, from the coding sequence ATGTACCGCAACGGCCACGTCGGGGTGTCGCTCCTCCTCTACGCGCCGTTCGGCTTTCTCGTCGCCGCGCTCGTCTCGGCCGAGACCGGGGCGGTCGGCGCGCTCGCCGTGGCGTCGATGGCGACGGTGCCGGACCTCGACGTGCGCGTCCCGCTCGTGAAACACCGGGGGATCACCCACACCGTCTGGTTCGCGCTGCTCGTCGGGGCCGCGTTCGAGGTCCCCGGGTTAGCGCTCGGGGTTCAGACCGGCATCGGCGACGCCCTCCTATTCGGCGGCGTCGGGTTCCTGTTCGGCGCGGGAACGATCGCTTCGCACCTCCTCGCCGACGCGCTCACGCCGATGGGGATCCGGCCGTACGCGCCCGTGAGAGACACCGAGTACACGCTCGATCTGGTCACGGCCGCGAACCCGGTCGCAAACTACGCGCTCCTCGGACTCGGCGGCGTCGCCGCCGCGGTCGCGCTCGTCGCCGGCGGAGCGCTTCCGGTGTGA
- a CDS encoding transcription factor S: MQFCDDCGSMMVSRDGEMVCQNDDCGGTAERDEGLAAEFESTTEQTGDEVIETEEGANFEGKPTANDVVCDECGHGEAWYTIKQTGAADEPPTRFFKCKECGHRWRGYN, from the coding sequence ATGCAGTTCTGTGACGACTGCGGCTCGATGATGGTCTCTCGCGACGGGGAGATGGTGTGTCAGAACGACGACTGCGGCGGCACCGCCGAGCGTGACGAGGGGCTCGCCGCCGAGTTCGAGTCGACCACCGAACAGACCGGCGACGAGGTGATCGAGACGGAGGAGGGCGCGAACTTCGAGGGGAAACCCACCGCGAACGACGTCGTCTGCGACGAGTGCGGCCACGGCGAGGCGTGGTACACGATCAAACAGACCGGCGCGGCCGACGAGCCGCCGACGCGCTTCTTTAAATGCAAGGAGTGCGGCCACCGCTGGCGGGGATACAACTGA
- a CDS encoding alpha/beta hydrolase: protein MSDTVLIPGGRDVRATLDTAASDGSRADAAVVACPPHPQQRGHRGDERLVAASDALTDRGVDCLRFDYGDWDEGYGESTDADAAVSWAVERYDRVGLFGFSFGGTVALVAAASRPDLAGVCALAPTARLNPDVDAVAALDGLAELGVPVRVLYATRDSTADWEPVVERAGELGIETEGFESDHFFVGRAGRVGEAVAAFLAPRLRDA from the coding sequence GTGAGCGACACCGTCCTGATCCCCGGCGGCCGCGACGTGCGCGCGACCCTCGACACCGCCGCGAGCGACGGCTCCCGCGCCGACGCGGCCGTCGTCGCCTGCCCGCCCCATCCCCAGCAGCGCGGCCACCGCGGCGACGAGCGGCTGGTGGCCGCGAGCGACGCCCTGACCGACCGCGGGGTCGACTGCCTCCGGTTCGACTACGGCGACTGGGACGAGGGGTACGGCGAGAGCACCGACGCGGACGCGGCGGTCTCGTGGGCCGTAGAGCGCTACGACCGCGTCGGGCTGTTCGGCTTCTCGTTCGGCGGCACGGTCGCGCTCGTCGCGGCCGCGTCCCGGCCCGACCTCGCGGGCGTCTGCGCGCTCGCCCCGACCGCGCGCCTGAACCCCGACGTCGACGCGGTCGCGGCGCTCGACGGCCTCGCCGAACTGGGGGTGCCAGTCCGAGTGCTGTACGCGACGCGGGACTCGACCGCCGACTGGGAGCCCGTCGTCGAGCGCGCGGGGGAACTGGGGATCGAGACGGAGGGGTTCGAGTCGGACCACTTCTTCGTCGGGCGGGCGGGGCGCGTTGGGGAGGCCGTCGCGGCGTTCCTCGCGCCGCGGCTGCGGGACGCCTGA
- the hemC gene encoding hydroxymethylbilane synthase: MTETLRLATRGSDLALRQAETVREALSSRRRDVELRQVETRGDQIPDELIHRLGKTGAFVRALDEEVLAGDADLAVHSLKDLPTEEMEDLVVAAVPERAPSGDVVVTPDGLGIEDLPSGAVVGTGSLRRGAQIRAARPDLTVEPIRGNVDTRLEKLLAPGLQAEHERRLIAAGEIAAETAEGEESGGEADEGDGDDDGEESDEEFDESVEEWFDSLSDLERAAMERKVETEYDALVLAEAGLRRSNLFHEVETTRLPREEFVPAAGQGAIAVTASDPDVIEAVREAVDHPRTRVAVTVERTILGELNGGCVAPIGVSALVKGEHVHVRARILSTDGTEEVVDTHDLPIRSHATAAAEFAADLADRGADDLIAEAREEAGAESDE; the protein is encoded by the coding sequence ATGACCGAAACGCTCAGGCTCGCGACCCGCGGGTCGGATCTCGCCCTCCGACAGGCCGAGACCGTCCGCGAGGCGCTGTCGAGCCGTCGCCGCGACGTCGAACTCCGGCAGGTGGAGACGCGCGGCGACCAGATCCCCGACGAACTGATCCACCGCCTCGGGAAGACGGGGGCGTTCGTGCGCGCCCTCGACGAGGAGGTGCTCGCCGGCGACGCCGACCTCGCCGTCCACTCGCTGAAGGACCTCCCGACCGAGGAGATGGAGGACTTAGTCGTCGCGGCCGTCCCCGAGCGCGCCCCCTCTGGGGACGTGGTCGTCACCCCCGACGGACTCGGCATCGAGGACCTCCCCTCGGGGGCCGTCGTCGGCACCGGCTCGCTCCGCCGCGGCGCGCAGATCCGGGCGGCCCGGCCGGACCTCACGGTCGAACCGATCCGCGGTAACGTCGACACCCGACTGGAGAAGCTGCTCGCGCCGGGCCTCCAGGCGGAACACGAGCGACGGCTGATCGCCGCCGGCGAGATCGCCGCGGAGACGGCGGAGGGCGAGGAGTCCGGGGGCGAGGCGGACGAAGGCGACGGAGACGACGACGGCGAGGAGTCGGACGAGGAGTTCGACGAGAGCGTCGAGGAGTGGTTCGACTCGCTGTCGGACCTCGAACGCGCCGCGATGGAGCGGAAGGTCGAGACGGAGTACGACGCGCTCGTCCTCGCGGAGGCCGGCCTCCGTCGCTCGAACCTCTTCCACGAGGTGGAGACGACGCGGCTCCCGCGCGAGGAGTTCGTCCCCGCGGCGGGGCAGGGCGCGATCGCGGTCACCGCGAGCGACCCCGACGTGATCGAGGCGGTGCGCGAGGCGGTCGACCACCCGCGGACCCGCGTGGCCGTCACCGTCGAGCGGACGATCCTCGGCGAACTCAACGGCGGCTGCGTCGCGCCGATCGGCGTCTCCGCGCTCGTCAAGGGCGAGCACGTCCACGTCCGGGCGCGAATTCTCTCGACGGACGGGACCGAGGAGGTGGTCGACACCCACGACCTCCCGATCCGCTCGCACGCGACGGCCGCCGCGGAGTTCGCCGCCGACCTCGCGGACCGCGGCGCGGACGACCTGATCGCCGAGGCGCGTGAAGAGGCGGGGGCGGAGAGCGATGAGTGA
- the cobA gene encoding uroporphyrinogen-III C-methyltransferase — translation MSEGDSGAGTGPGAGGDEPPTRGRDDAVGTVFLVGSGPGDPDLLTVKAKRLIESADVVLHDKLPGPEILSEIPEAKREDVGKRAGGEWTPQEYTNRRMVELAEEGNRVVRLKGGDPFVFGRGGEEAEHLAEAGVPFEVVPGVTSAIAGPAVAGIPVTHRDHASSVSFVTGHEDPTKDESAVDWDALAATGGTIVVLMGVGKLPAYTAELRDAGLDGDTPVALVERATWPDMRVATGTLDTIVNARDEAGIEPPAITVIGDVAATRDRVVTFLENAGSAPVRSASGAEGAADDGDDTPTGGGDGA, via the coding sequence ATGAGTGAGGGCGACAGCGGCGCGGGAACCGGACCGGGGGCCGGCGGCGACGAGCCGCCGACCCGCGGCCGCGACGACGCGGTCGGCACCGTCTTCCTCGTCGGCTCCGGGCCGGGGGACCCGGACCTGCTGACGGTGAAGGCGAAGCGGCTGATCGAGTCGGCCGACGTGGTCCTCCACGACAAGCTCCCCGGCCCCGAGATCCTCAGCGAGATCCCCGAGGCGAAACGCGAGGACGTGGGGAAGCGCGCCGGCGGCGAGTGGACGCCGCAGGAGTACACGAACCGGCGCATGGTCGAACTGGCCGAGGAAGGGAACCGCGTCGTCCGGCTGAAGGGCGGCGACCCGTTCGTCTTCGGTCGGGGCGGCGAGGAGGCCGAACACCTCGCCGAGGCGGGGGTCCCCTTCGAGGTCGTCCCCGGCGTCACCTCCGCCATCGCCGGGCCGGCGGTCGCCGGGATCCCCGTCACGCACCGCGATCACGCCTCCTCCGTCTCCTTCGTCACGGGCCACGAGGACCCGACGAAGGACGAGTCCGCCGTGGACTGGGACGCGCTCGCGGCGACCGGGGGAACCATCGTCGTGCTGATGGGCGTCGGCAAGCTGCCGGCGTACACCGCCGAGCTCCGCGACGCCGGCCTCGACGGCGACACGCCGGTCGCCCTCGTCGAGCGCGCCACCTGGCCCGACATGCGGGTCGCGACCGGCACGCTCGACACCATCGTCAACGCCCGCGACGAGGCGGGGATCGAGCCGCCCGCGATCACCGTGATCGGCGACGTGGCCGCGACCCGCGACCGCGTCGTGACGTTCCTCGAAAACGCCGGCTCCGCGCCGGTCCGGTCGGCGAGTGGGGCAGAAGGCGCGGCGGACGACGGAGACGATACACCGACCGGCGGGGGTGACGGGGCGTGA
- a CDS encoding RAD55 family ATPase, protein MARLPFGVARLDSILGGGAPPGSVVLLAGEAGAGAREFAYTSAAMNALARADEELFDLYYGDIDADASVPESVHYISFTADTGAITREMGYTMADEIVDAAVSEIEFRDLSPEYFQLSPVPRDWYETATASITELGERGEYEDVLTAFGDYLSEHGRGSLVCIDSVTDLVSMVSDDTDWSDVAMVMKGLKKAAYEWDALVLVLVNADALRDREFGTLMDAAGGTLQFSWESGGSQRARTMFVREFRGVLSRLEAENIVRFETEIHEGGFDISDVRKIR, encoded by the coding sequence ATGGCACGTCTTCCGTTCGGGGTCGCGCGTCTCGACTCCATCCTCGGCGGCGGCGCGCCCCCGGGGAGCGTCGTCCTGCTCGCGGGCGAGGCGGGGGCCGGCGCTCGGGAGTTCGCGTACACCAGCGCGGCGATGAACGCCTTGGCGCGCGCCGACGAGGAGCTGTTCGACCTGTACTACGGGGACATCGACGCGGACGCGTCCGTCCCCGAGTCGGTCCACTACATCTCCTTCACGGCCGATACCGGCGCTATCACCCGGGAGATGGGGTACACGATGGCCGACGAGATCGTCGACGCGGCGGTCTCGGAGATCGAGTTCCGCGACCTCTCGCCCGAGTACTTCCAGCTGTCGCCGGTGCCGCGCGACTGGTACGAGACGGCGACCGCCTCGATCACTGAACTCGGCGAGCGCGGCGAGTACGAGGACGTGCTCACCGCGTTCGGCGACTACCTCTCCGAGCACGGGCGGGGGAGCCTCGTCTGTATCGACTCCGTCACCGACCTCGTCTCGATGGTCTCCGACGACACCGACTGGAGCGACGTGGCGATGGTGATGAAGGGGCTGAAGAAGGCGGCCTACGAGTGGGACGCCCTGGTCCTCGTGTTGGTGAACGCCGACGCGCTCCGCGACCGCGAGTTCGGCACGCTGATGGACGCCGCCGGCGGCACCCTCCAGTTCTCGTGGGAGAGCGGCGGCTCCCAGCGCGCCCGGACCATGTTCGTCCGCGAGTTCCGCGGCGTGCTCTCCCGGTTGGAGGCCGAGAACATCGTCCGCTTCGAGACCGAGATCCACGAGGGCGGGTTCGACATCAGCGACGTGCGCAAGATCCGGTAG
- a CDS encoding CBS domain-containing protein has product MTLTARDLMESDVKTVSPDDDVAEVFKRFARYEFSGFPVVDDDERVVGVITESDLVDLFEPEDETLWIPIGLPPFVDTLSYQVKRPWADLDLGVDMVRNADRPISEVMSADVATVTPDASVDAVLDLLVGDDPDINRVPVVDDEGRIVGIIARQDVIRAFRDKRLD; this is encoded by the coding sequence ATGACGCTGACCGCCCGCGACCTGATGGAATCGGACGTGAAGACGGTGTCGCCGGACGACGATGTCGCCGAGGTGTTCAAGCGGTTCGCCCGCTACGAGTTCAGCGGGTTCCCCGTCGTCGACGACGACGAGCGGGTGGTCGGCGTGATCACCGAGTCCGACCTCGTGGACCTGTTCGAGCCCGAAGACGAGACGCTGTGGATCCCCATCGGCCTCCCGCCGTTCGTGGACACCCTCTCGTATCAGGTGAAGCGGCCGTGGGCCGACCTCGATCTCGGCGTCGACATGGTCCGCAACGCCGACCGCCCGATCTCCGAGGTGATGAGCGCGGACGTGGCGACGGTGACGCCCGACGCGAGCGTCGACGCCGTGCTGGACCTCCTCGTCGGAGACGACCCCGACATCAACCGCGTCCCCGTGGTCGACGACGAGGGACGGATCGTCGGTATCATCGCGCGACAGGACGTGATACGCGCGTTCCGCGACAAGCGACTGGACTGA